A part of Paraliobacillus zengyii genomic DNA contains:
- a CDS encoding 5' nucleotidase, NT5C type, producing the protein MKRIAIDMDEVIADALSKHVSLYNQKYNEHITSKDLNGTNLTDLRPELKEEIDRLIADPLFFRDLGIIKDSVKVIRELMEHYQVFIVTAAMEFPPSFNAKYEWLKEHFGFLNDLNFVFCGDKSIINADYLIDDNVRHFKHFIGQGIVFTSPHNINETGYVRVSNWKEVREYFLENK; encoded by the coding sequence ATGAAAAGAATAGCAATCGATATGGATGAAGTTATAGCTGATGCTTTATCTAAACATGTATCACTTTACAATCAAAAGTATAATGAACATATTACAAGTAAAGATTTAAATGGAACAAATTTAACTGATTTACGTCCTGAATTAAAGGAAGAAATAGATAGATTAATAGCAGATCCTTTATTCTTTCGTGACTTAGGTATCATTAAAGATAGTGTTAAGGTAATAAGAGAATTAATGGAGCATTATCAAGTTTTTATTGTCACAGCCGCTATGGAGTTCCCGCCATCTTTTAACGCTAAATATGAATGGTTAAAAGAGCATTTTGGCTTCTTAAATGATTTGAATTTCGTGTTTTGTGGTGATAAAAGCATTATAAATGCAGATTATCTTATTGATGATAATGTTCGCCATTTTAAACATTTTATTGGGCAAGGAATCGTGTTTACATCTCCACATAATATCAATGAAACAGGCTATGTTAGGGTAAGTAATTGGAAAGAAGTAAGGGAGTATTTTTTAGAGAATAAATAA
- a CDS encoding DUF4317 domain-containing protein yields MNKKDIANIRRQFKVGNDLLKITDIYNVYIMKESSEIYHEQSQPFELLDEDQQELFLNNFKKVLTGQLDEKLFELKFQREVENSSQLILHQGLLSSEVEDWKAQMLLLVEKMLQDKQYENDVVVTFIRAEYLKPMKRSSEESEQSDRDTVYSHAFILCSINNTQEPKKELQFDYVEKEFRYNVKVDPVINLNTPVAGFLFPCFSDNAADVNHILYLSGKAHEPDPEFIEEVLNAEETMTAQEDKIVFEEIVKDVTGNQLNTATLANVYEEINRVIQDNEEDEPPKLDRQDVERVLKMSGVEEVNTEKVEAAFNKVIDDNNYELKASSILPKYNSKSIKISTKIANISLSPQDLKYVRQVNFNGKLCIMIEVEEDTIIEGFTMIPEAFGNNQES; encoded by the coding sequence ATGAACAAAAAAGATATCGCAAATATTCGAAGACAATTTAAAGTAGGGAATGACTTACTTAAAATAACCGATATTTATAATGTTTACATTATGAAGGAATCAAGTGAAATATATCATGAGCAAAGCCAGCCTTTTGAATTATTAGATGAAGATCAGCAAGAATTATTTTTAAATAATTTCAAAAAAGTACTGACAGGTCAATTAGACGAAAAGTTATTTGAATTAAAATTTCAACGAGAAGTGGAGAATAGTAGTCAACTTATTCTTCATCAAGGGTTATTGAGCAGTGAGGTAGAGGACTGGAAAGCACAGATGCTTCTTCTAGTGGAAAAAATGCTCCAAGATAAACAATATGAAAATGATGTTGTCGTTACATTCATTCGGGCTGAATATTTAAAGCCAATGAAACGAAGTAGTGAAGAGTCGGAGCAAAGTGATCGTGATACTGTCTATTCACATGCGTTTATCTTATGCAGTATTAATAATACTCAAGAGCCAAAAAAGGAATTGCAATTTGATTATGTCGAGAAAGAATTTAGATATAATGTAAAAGTTGATCCAGTTATCAACCTTAATACGCCAGTTGCCGGATTTTTATTCCCTTGTTTTTCCGATAATGCAGCTGACGTCAATCACATTTTATATTTATCAGGTAAAGCACATGAACCAGATCCAGAGTTCATTGAAGAAGTGTTAAATGCTGAGGAGACGATGACTGCACAAGAAGATAAAATCGTTTTTGAGGAAATTGTTAAAGATGTAACTGGAAATCAATTAAATACAGCAACACTCGCAAATGTTTATGAAGAAATTAATCGCGTAATCCAGGATAACGAAGAGGATGAGCCACCAAAGTTAGACCGTCAAGATGTTGAACGAGTTTTAAAAATGAGTGGGGTAGAAGAGGTGAATACGGAAAAGGTAGAAGCAGCTTTTAATAAGGTTATTGATGACAATAATTATGAGCTTAAAGCAAGTAGCATCTTACCAAAATATAATTCCAAATCTATCAAAATTAGTACGAAGATTGCTAACATTTCACTAAGCCCGCAGGATCTAAAATACGTTAGGCAGGTTAACTTTAATGGTAAACTGTGCATTATGATTGAAGTAGAAGAAGACACAATAATCGAAGGATTCACGATGATTCCAGAAGCGTTTGGGAATAATCAAGAGTCGTAA
- a CDS encoding PTS fructose-like transporter subunit IIB, giving the protein MKFVAVTSCPSGVAHTYMSAESLELSAKKLGIDIKVETQGSSGIENRLNEAEIKEAACVILTNDVEIREMDRFKGKKVVQMGVSDIIKKSDPLLRKLKATFE; this is encoded by the coding sequence ATGAAATTCGTTGCTGTAACATCTTGTCCGAGTGGGGTCGCACATACGTATATGAGTGCAGAATCTTTAGAACTATCGGCTAAAAAATTAGGGATTGATATAAAGGTAGAAACACAAGGTTCTTCAGGTATAGAAAATCGTTTGAATGAAGCTGAAATAAAAGAAGCAGCATGCGTGATTCTAACAAACGATGTGGAAATTAGAGAAATGGATAGGTTTAAAGGGAAAAAGGTTGTTCAAATGGGAGTTTCAGATATTATCAAAAAATCTGATCCTTTATTAAGAAAATTAAAAGCAACTTTTGAATAA
- a CDS encoding class II D-tagatose-bisphosphate aldolase non-catalytic subunit has product MKLSIKKTVEGLLELQKSGNSATILGIGPMSKNCLQASLELSNDDDYPVMFIASRNQVDMDELGGGYVNGWNQFTFVEAVKEVAEKINYKGLYYICRDHGGPWQRDKERNDHLPVEKAMEMGKKSYIADIESGFDLLMIDPTKDPFEIGKVIPLEVVLERTVDLIEFCEKERKARNLPEIGYEVGTEETNGGLTTTETYETFIKRLKVELEKRDLPMPTFIVGQTGTLVRKTEQAGKFNFSNAYDLAQMAKRYGVGLKEHNGDYLDDVSLLEHIPSDIAATNVAPQYGTEETRAYLKLAALEEKLAENELVVNKSNTRAVLLEHAINSERWRKWMIGDQRNLTTKEIIEDPKLSGEILDIAGHYTFNDDEVKVEIEKMYINLSKVNVDGQRYVIDHIKRPIRDYAECYNLKGATTRIKNSVK; this is encoded by the coding sequence ATGAAATTATCGATAAAAAAAACAGTAGAAGGATTACTAGAATTACAAAAAAGTGGAAATAGTGCAACTATTCTTGGTATTGGACCAATGTCTAAAAACTGTTTGCAAGCTAGTTTAGAGCTTTCTAATGATGATGATTATCCAGTAATGTTCATAGCAAGTCGTAATCAGGTTGATATGGATGAGCTTGGTGGTGGATATGTAAATGGATGGAACCAGTTCACTTTTGTAGAAGCAGTAAAAGAAGTTGCAGAGAAAATAAATTACAAAGGTCTATATTATATTTGTCGAGATCATGGTGGACCGTGGCAACGTGATAAAGAAAGAAATGATCATCTTCCAGTTGAGAAAGCAATGGAAATGGGTAAGAAATCGTATATTGCGGACATTGAATCAGGATTCGATCTATTAATGATTGACCCAACGAAAGACCCTTTTGAAATTGGCAAGGTTATTCCTTTAGAAGTTGTATTGGAGAGAACGGTAGATTTAATTGAATTCTGTGAAAAGGAAAGAAAAGCGCGTAACCTTCCTGAAATTGGCTATGAAGTCGGAACCGAAGAAACAAATGGTGGCCTAACAACAACTGAAACTTATGAAACGTTTATTAAACGCTTAAAAGTAGAATTAGAGAAACGTGACTTACCAATGCCAACATTTATTGTAGGGCAAACTGGTACACTTGTAAGAAAAACCGAGCAAGCTGGAAAATTTAACTTTAGCAACGCTTATGATTTAGCACAAATGGCCAAACGCTATGGTGTCGGTCTAAAAGAGCACAACGGAGATTATTTAGATGATGTGTCATTACTAGAACACATCCCATCAGACATAGCAGCTACAAATGTTGCACCACAGTATGGAACAGAAGAAACAAGAGCTTATTTAAAATTAGCGGCACTTGAAGAGAAATTAGCTGAGAATGAATTAGTAGTGAACAAGTCAAATACAAGAGCTGTTTTGTTAGAACACGCAATTAATAGTGAACGTTGGAGAAAATGGATGATTGGTGATCAAAGGAATCTGACTACTAAAGAGATAATAGAAGATCCTAAACTATCAGGTGAGATATTAGATATAGCTGGTCACTATACATTCAATGATGATGAAGTAAAAGTCGAAATTGAAAAAATGTATATCAATTTAAGCAAAGTAAATGTAGATGGACAGCGTTATGTTATTGATCATATTAAACGCCCAATTAGAGATTATGCAGAGTGTTACAATTTAAAAGGAGCTACGACAAGAATTAAAAATAGTGTGAAGTAA
- a CDS encoding DegV family protein — translation MQKIILTTESGADVPEELAAKYDIKVVPMHVIMDGQDYLDGSLPVQEIYDHYDRTKKIPSTTSTNAHEYTAFFTEIRKDHPDCTIIHIGYTSKASSSFQNAIIASEDFDNLFLIDALNVTGGLAAIVLYAADLLAKDPMIKPEELIEKIESIVPKARLAFVPGRLDFLRAGGRVSNVAYIGGALLKIKPRIELVEGKLVSTKKYRGKINIVAEKLVEDFLNDYNIDRKQLYFQYSIGLDETIKERMNKVAKDAGFKDIIWVQAGAMISTHAGPGGFGIAGLEM, via the coding sequence ATGCAAAAAATTATTTTAACGACAGAAAGCGGTGCTGATGTACCAGAAGAATTAGCTGCCAAATACGACATAAAGGTTGTTCCAATGCACGTGATCATGGATGGACAGGATTATTTAGATGGATCATTACCTGTACAGGAGATTTATGATCATTATGACCGCACGAAAAAAATCCCTTCAACAACATCCACAAATGCACATGAATACACTGCTTTTTTTACTGAGATTAGAAAAGACCATCCTGATTGTACAATTATACATATTGGTTATACATCAAAAGCCTCATCATCTTTTCAAAATGCGATAATTGCATCAGAAGATTTTGATAATCTTTTTCTAATTGATGCGTTAAATGTTACCGGAGGATTAGCTGCAATTGTACTTTATGCGGCTGACTTGTTAGCTAAAGATCCTATGATCAAACCCGAAGAATTAATAGAAAAAATTGAGTCGATCGTTCCTAAAGCAAGGCTGGCATTTGTGCCAGGTAGATTAGACTTTTTGAGAGCTGGTGGGCGTGTTAGTAATGTCGCTTATATCGGTGGTGCCTTGCTAAAGATAAAACCACGAATTGAATTAGTAGAGGGTAAACTTGTATCAACAAAAAAATATCGTGGGAAGATTAATATAGTCGCAGAAAAACTTGTCGAAGATTTTTTAAATGATTATAACATTGACAGAAAACAGCTTTATTTCCAATACTCGATCGGACTTGATGAGACAATTAAAGAACGGATGAATAAAGTTGCAAAAGATGCAGGTTTCAAGGATATTATTTGGGTACAAGCAGGTGCTATGATTTCTACTCATGCTGGACCTGGTGGCTTCGGTATAGCTGGATTAGAGATGTAA
- a CDS encoding HD-GYP domain-containing protein, with translation MKSKSSFFLENTLVYRWLIIIALPFYYFTDQFITQRDVIFAINLSILVLSALSFRKIWIQVISSGLISYISNFTVSEWNPHMFLFHWFSSFVVSALIMTLIEKYLNEKRNTIDLINSLAKSLDSRDEYTALHSHNVATYSRKIAKEMNLSNSACDNIYFGGLLHDIGKIGVSEHTLNKPAKLTEQEYNQIKQHPLIGFNLVKHINRFESSGILNMILHHHERYDGKGYPHGLKGNNIPLEARIMAVADSFDAMTSKRVYRRQADWEEVLKELTKNKETQFDPIVVNAFVTVLKAEKFQTTYNKDQNHREKDILTHNQAII, from the coding sequence TTGAAATCGAAATCATCATTTTTTTTAGAGAATACGTTAGTCTATAGATGGCTAATTATCATCGCGTTACCATTTTACTATTTTACAGATCAGTTTATTACACAGAGAGATGTTATTTTTGCAATAAATTTATCAATACTTGTTCTTTCCGCTTTGTCTTTTCGTAAAATTTGGATCCAAGTAATTTCAAGTGGCCTTATCTCGTACATAAGTAATTTTACCGTTTCAGAATGGAACCCACATATGTTTTTGTTTCATTGGTTCTCATCTTTCGTAGTATCTGCTTTGATAATGACCTTAATCGAAAAGTATCTTAATGAAAAAAGGAATACAATAGATTTGATTAATAGCTTAGCTAAATCTTTAGATTCAAGAGATGAATATACGGCATTGCATTCACATAATGTCGCCACTTATTCCAGAAAAATCGCAAAAGAAATGAACCTTAGTAATAGTGCCTGTGACAATATTTACTTCGGAGGTCTACTCCATGATATCGGGAAAATTGGAGTTTCAGAACACACATTAAATAAACCAGCTAAATTAACTGAGCAAGAATATAATCAGATAAAACAACACCCGCTTATTGGCTTTAACCTTGTTAAACATATTAATAGATTTGAATCTAGCGGTATTCTAAACATGATCTTACATCATCACGAACGCTATGATGGTAAAGGATATCCACATGGATTAAAGGGAAATAACATCCCACTGGAAGCAAGGATAATGGCTGTAGCTGATTCATTCGATGCGATGACTTCAAAAAGAGTCTATAGAAGACAAGCTGATTGGGAAGAAGTTTTAAAGGAACTTACTAAAAATAAAGAAACACAGTTTGATCCAATTGTAGTAAATGCTTTTGTAACAGTATTAAAAGCAGAAAAATTTCAAACTACTTACAATAAGGATCAAAATCATAGAGAGAAAGATATACTTACTCACAACCAAGCAATTATTTAG
- a CDS encoding PTS sugar transporter subunit IIA gives MEQINTVDFLVVSNIDVATKEEVISELITNLDVKNYLSSKEVFLKDVIDRENEIPTYIGHEIGLPHSQSDGVKSSTVTVGRLVNPIKWTDDGELVTTVFLISVPKQNEDNLHLKILSKLARLLMHEDFRAEVENADENVLIELLNQKVKEEIK, from the coding sequence ATGGAACAGATAAACACAGTAGATTTTTTGGTTGTATCGAATATTGATGTGGCAACCAAAGAAGAGGTGATTAGCGAATTAATAACCAATTTAGATGTTAAAAACTATTTGTCTAGTAAAGAAGTTTTTTTGAAAGATGTTATTGATAGAGAAAATGAAATTCCAACATATATAGGACACGAAATTGGCCTGCCTCATAGCCAAAGTGATGGAGTGAAGTCATCGACGGTTACAGTAGGTAGACTCGTTAATCCTATCAAGTGGACGGATGATGGTGAGTTAGTAACTACCGTGTTCCTAATAAGTGTACCGAAACAAAATGAGGATAATTTACATTTGAAGATTCTTTCAAAACTTGCAAGATTGTTAATGCATGAAGACTTCAGAGCTGAAGTTGAAAATGCGGATGAAAATGTTCTTATTGAACTTCTCAATCAAAAAGTGAAGGAGGAAATAAAATGA
- the tkt gene encoding transketolase produces MFDHIDQKAVNTIRTLSIDSINKAKSGHPGLPMGAAPMAYVLWTNYLKINPSTSTNWVDRDRFILSAGHGSAMLYSLLHLSGYKVSIADLKQFRQWNSNTPGHPEVHHVDGVEATTGPLGQGISMAVGMAMAEAHLAATYNKPDHKIVDHHTYVLCGDGDLMEGVSQETSSMAGHMKLGKLIVLYDSNDISLDGPTSKSFTEDVGKRYEANGWQYILVEDGNDMDAISEAIETAKNEEGKPTLIEVKTIIGYGASKQGTAAVHGAPLGEEEAMKVKEFYGFDKEKSFYVPEDVKKIFKERITLKGQAEEDKWHALFANYKEEFPLLASQFEAACNDTLPHDWDAGLPVYDIGQGSASRVSSKETIHALSKVLPNFWGGSADLSSSNNTMVAGEKDFRPGQYEGRNIWFGVREFGMTCALNGIALHGGTKVYGGTFFVFVDYLRAALRLAAIQKTPITLVLTHDSIAVGEDGPTHEPVEQLSSVRSIPNVQLFRPADGNEVVAAWKIAITSKETPTVLALTRQNLPVIEGTKEKAHLVAKGAYLLSPAKKEVPDGIIIATGSEVNLAIEAQKRLGLKGEDVAVVSMPSMEVFEQQDESYKEQVLPSDVPKRLVVEMGSSFGWDKYLGLKGKAVTIDRFGASAPADKILSEYGFTVENVVRVYKSI; encoded by the coding sequence TTGTTCGATCATATTGATCAAAAAGCAGTAAATACCATTCGTACGTTAAGTATAGATTCTATTAACAAGGCAAAGTCTGGACATCCAGGACTGCCGATGGGTGCTGCACCTATGGCATATGTTTTATGGACCAATTATTTAAAAATAAATCCATCAACTTCAACAAATTGGGTTGATAGAGATAGATTTATCCTTTCTGCAGGACACGGATCGGCTATGTTATATAGTTTACTACATTTGTCTGGATATAAAGTTAGTATTGCTGATTTAAAGCAATTTAGACAATGGAATAGTAATACGCCAGGTCATCCTGAAGTGCATCATGTCGACGGGGTAGAAGCAACAACTGGTCCATTAGGGCAAGGGATCTCAATGGCAGTTGGAATGGCAATGGCTGAGGCACACTTAGCAGCAACGTATAATAAGCCAGATCACAAGATTGTTGATCACCATACGTATGTACTTTGTGGAGATGGCGATTTAATGGAGGGCGTTTCACAAGAAACTAGTTCCATGGCGGGACATATGAAACTTGGGAAACTCATTGTTTTATATGATTCGAATGATATATCTTTAGACGGACCCACTTCCAAATCTTTTACAGAGGATGTAGGTAAAAGATATGAAGCGAATGGTTGGCAATATATTTTAGTCGAGGATGGAAATGATATGGATGCCATTTCAGAGGCTATCGAGACCGCGAAAAATGAGGAAGGAAAACCGACATTAATTGAAGTCAAAACCATTATTGGATATGGAGCAAGTAAGCAAGGAACAGCGGCCGTACATGGTGCTCCGCTTGGGGAAGAAGAAGCAATGAAAGTAAAAGAGTTCTATGGTTTTGATAAAGAGAAATCATTTTATGTACCTGAAGATGTAAAAAAAATATTCAAAGAAAGAATTACTTTAAAGGGACAAGCAGAAGAAGATAAATGGCATGCACTATTCGCTAATTATAAAGAAGAGTTTCCATTATTAGCTTCACAGTTTGAAGCGGCATGTAATGACACATTACCACATGACTGGGATGCTGGACTACCAGTTTATGATATAGGTCAAGGTTCTGCTAGTCGTGTTTCTAGTAAAGAAACAATTCATGCGCTTTCAAAGGTATTACCTAACTTTTGGGGTGGGTCAGCTGATTTATCATCTTCCAATAATACAATGGTTGCTGGTGAAAAAGATTTTCGACCAGGTCAATATGAAGGGAGAAATATTTGGTTTGGTGTAAGAGAGTTTGGTATGACTTGTGCACTAAATGGGATTGCCTTGCATGGTGGAACGAAAGTATATGGTGGAACATTCTTCGTATTTGTTGACTATTTACGTGCTGCCTTACGCTTAGCTGCTATCCAGAAAACACCAATCACATTAGTTTTGACACATGACTCAATTGCTGTGGGAGAAGATGGACCGACACACGAACCTGTTGAACAGCTATCTAGTGTGCGATCTATACCTAATGTACAGCTATTCAGACCAGCTGATGGAAATGAAGTAGTGGCTGCTTGGAAAATTGCAATTACTTCTAAAGAAACACCAACAGTTTTAGCATTAACGCGTCAAAACTTACCTGTTATAGAAGGGACAAAAGAAAAAGCACATCTTGTTGCAAAAGGTGCTTACCTACTTTCACCTGCTAAGAAGGAAGTACCAGATGGCATTATCATTGCCACTGGATCAGAAGTGAATTTAGCTATTGAGGCTCAAAAACGCTTGGGCTTAAAAGGGGAAGATGTAGCGGTCGTCTCTATGCCAAGTATGGAAGTGTTTGAACAACAGGATGAAAGTTATAAAGAACAAGTCCTGCCAAGTGATGTTCCAAAGCGGTTAGTAGTAGAAATGGGATCCAGCTTTGGATGGGATAAATATCTTGGACTAAAAGGAAAAGCCGTGACTATTGATCGCTTTGGCGCAAGTGCCCCTGCAGACAAAATTTTAAGCGAATACGGGTTTACCGTTGAGAATGTTGTGCGCGTCTATAAATCAATATAA
- a CDS encoding PTS fructose transporter subunit EIIC: MKHLKYFQKHLMTATSYMIPFVVAGGILFALSVMLSGEAAVPDGGWLSKLNQIGSAGLTLFIPILGGFIAFSIADKPGLAPGMIGAFLANEIGAGFIGGIIAGFLAGYVVQQLKKIKLSSSFRTLGTIFIYPLGGTIIVGFIMVFLIGEPIALFMEWMTASLNGMSGSAKVPLGGVLGAMIASDMGGPINKVAATFAQTQVDTLPFLMGGVGVAICIPPIGLGLATLIFPRKFNSLERDSGIAALFMGGVGITEGAIPFATADPLKVIPSIIMGAVVGNISAFLFGVLNHAPWGGLIVLPVVEGRFGYIISVLLGALVTAIALRILKKDAVEDEQSTESNDDDFEDLDISIDQL, encoded by the coding sequence ATGAAACATCTTAAATATTTTCAGAAACATCTGATGACAGCTACTTCTTATATGATTCCTTTCGTTGTTGCTGGTGGTATCCTCTTTGCCCTATCTGTCATGTTAAGTGGGGAAGCAGCAGTTCCAGATGGTGGATGGTTATCTAAATTAAACCAAATTGGCTCAGCGGGTTTGACATTATTCATTCCAATATTGGGTGGTTTTATCGCATTCAGTATAGCGGATAAACCTGGTTTAGCTCCAGGTATGATAGGTGCTTTTCTTGCTAATGAGATTGGTGCTGGATTCATTGGTGGTATTATCGCAGGTTTCTTAGCAGGGTATGTTGTTCAACAATTGAAGAAAATTAAATTGTCTTCTTCATTTAGAACGTTGGGTACAATTTTTATTTATCCATTAGGTGGTACGATTATTGTCGGATTTATCATGGTTTTCTTAATAGGTGAACCAATTGCATTATTTATGGAATGGATGACTGCATCACTAAATGGAATGTCAGGATCTGCGAAGGTTCCATTAGGTGGCGTGTTAGGGGCTATGATTGCATCTGATATGGGTGGTCCAATCAATAAAGTAGCTGCAACTTTCGCACAAACACAAGTAGATACACTACCATTCTTAATGGGTGGAGTTGGTGTAGCAATATGTATACCACCAATTGGTTTAGGCTTAGCAACACTAATTTTCCCAAGGAAGTTTAATAGTTTGGAAAGAGATTCAGGTATTGCGGCACTCTTTATGGGTGGAGTAGGAATTACAGAAGGAGCAATTCCATTTGCGACTGCTGATCCACTAAAAGTAATTCCATCTATCATTATGGGAGCTGTAGTAGGAAACATATCAGCATTCTTATTTGGTGTATTAAATCATGCCCCATGGGGAGGATTGATCGTCTTACCAGTTGTTGAAGGACGGTTTGGCTATATTATTTCCGTTCTATTAGGTGCACTAGTAACAGCTATTGCATTAAGAATACTGAAGAAGGATGCAGTAGAAGACGAACAATCAACTGAAAGTAACGATGATGATTTCGAAGACTTAGATATTTCAATTGACCAACTATAA
- a CDS encoding HAD family hydrolase — protein MINLLFDVDDTLYDQLKPFEDAYQEVFGEFNFDLAIDILFVKSRYYSDEVFDLVTNGEMDKKFMHVYRISKAFASMGIDISKKDALLFQSTYQRNQAEIVIDPEMKKLLDHAVAKGITLGIITNGPAVHQANKVKQLQLTNWINENNIFISGELGISKPDKAIFTYVENKMGISPEVTFYIGDSYRNDVVGAKEAGWNSIWVNRRKYEIPSGSKHLADYIIDEQSTPSAIINSIIGN, from the coding sequence GTGATAAATTTATTATTTGATGTTGATGACACATTGTATGATCAATTAAAACCATTTGAAGATGCGTATCAAGAGGTTTTTGGGGAATTTAATTTTGACTTAGCGATTGATATCTTATTTGTAAAGAGTAGATACTATAGTGATGAAGTATTTGATCTGGTTACTAACGGTGAAATGGACAAAAAGTTTATGCATGTGTATAGAATTAGTAAAGCATTTGCCAGTATGGGAATAGATATTTCCAAAAAAGATGCTTTATTATTTCAATCCACTTATCAACGAAATCAAGCGGAAATAGTAATTGATCCGGAAATGAAAAAACTACTTGACCATGCAGTTGCTAAAGGAATAACGCTTGGGATAATTACGAATGGACCTGCTGTACACCAAGCGAATAAGGTGAAGCAATTACAATTAACTAACTGGATTAATGAAAACAATATCTTTATCTCTGGAGAATTAGGTATTTCAAAGCCTGATAAAGCGATATTTACCTATGTAGAGAATAAGATGGGGATTTCACCAGAAGTAACCTTTTATATTGGAGATTCTTATAGAAATGATGTTGTCGGTGCTAAAGAGGCTGGATGGAATTCTATTTGGGTTAATAGAAGAAAATACGAAATACCCAGTGGAAGCAAGCATTTGGCGGATTATATAATAGATGAACAGTCTACCCCTAGTGCAATAATAAATTCTATTATAGGGAATTAA
- a CDS encoding methyl-accepting chemotaxis protein, protein MKKISTKIIILSLINSIIVAAINVGSSLFMTSTNDATTEATGDMAATPGFMIPNTIIIGLAVSLIIGVILSYILGRIISKPILQMTEVAEKTASLDLQDDEAFLEAIQKKEGEIGKMAAALGQTRKVLREMAIRLQDFSSTVSSHSSSLSKNTEENVQSITQVVTTINGIAVENTVHAQTINDSNATLLEVVNLIEEMTNEASRGSDYAVSSIDAVSEGQKSIDLQTAKMDENIEVSMLANNSINELSEMIKQVGGIVTVIDSIAEQTKLLALNASIEASRAGDAGRGFNVVAGEVRDLADKSATAAKEIASLITKTTEKSAASVTNISKSTALIQEQKDDLKITTSTFEKIKTAYDSIVKSFKHTATSAETVNQKSKQISIQMQDMTKTAEEFAASTEEISASGQEQLNATEIISQATNDLHQLAGELNIEINKFKV, encoded by the coding sequence ATGAAAAAAATATCAACGAAAATTATTATACTATCCTTAATTAACTCGATTATTGTTGCAGCAATTAATGTTGGAAGTTCGCTTTTTATGACTTCAACTAATGATGCTACTACAGAGGCTACAGGAGATATGGCTGCAACTCCAGGTTTTATGATTCCAAATACTATTATAATTGGACTTGCTGTTTCGCTTATTATTGGTGTAATACTTTCGTATATATTAGGAAGAATTATTTCAAAACCTATTTTGCAAATGACAGAAGTTGCCGAGAAAACAGCAAGCTTAGATTTACAAGATGATGAAGCATTCCTTGAAGCAATTCAAAAAAAGGAAGGCGAAATTGGTAAAATGGCAGCAGCACTAGGACAAACTCGAAAAGTATTAAGAGAGATGGCGATCCGATTACAGGATTTTTCATCTACGGTTTCCTCTCATTCTAGTAGTCTTAGTAAGAATACAGAAGAAAATGTCCAATCCATTACACAGGTTGTAACTACGATTAATGGTATTGCCGTAGAAAACACCGTGCACGCACAAACAATTAATGATAGTAATGCAACCTTGTTGGAGGTTGTTAACCTAATAGAAGAAATGACGAATGAAGCTTCTCGTGGATCAGATTATGCCGTTTCTTCTATAGATGCTGTTTCAGAGGGACAAAAGTCTATTGATTTACAGACTGCAAAAATGGATGAAAATATAGAAGTGTCCATGCTTGCAAATAACTCAATTAATGAGCTTAGTGAAATGATTAAACAAGTAGGGGGAATTGTTACAGTTATTGATTCTATTGCAGAACAAACAAAACTATTAGCGTTAAATGCCTCAATAGAAGCAAGCAGAGCAGGAGATGCCGGTAGAGGATTTAACGTCGTCGCAGGGGAAGTTAGAGACCTCGCTGATAAATCAGCCACAGCAGCGAAAGAAATAGCGAGTTTGATTACAAAAACAACAGAAAAATCAGCTGCTTCGGTTACAAATATTAGTAAATCAACTGCACTAATTCAAGAACAAAAAGATGACCTTAAGATTACAACATCTACTTTTGAAAAAATCAAAACGGCTTATGATAGCATTGTTAAAAGTTTTAAACATACTGCAACATCAGCTGAAACAGTTAATCAAAAGTCGAAACAAATCTCTATCCAGATGCAAGACATGACCAAAACGGCAGAAGAATTTGCTGCAAGTACAGAAGAAATTTCAGCTTCAGGACAAGAACAATTAAATGCAACAGAGATAATCTCACAAGCGACAAATGATTTACACCAATTAGCTGGAGAGTTAAATATAGAGATTAATAAATTTAAAGTCTAA